Proteins co-encoded in one Kiritimatiellia bacterium genomic window:
- a CDS encoding nucleoside kinase, with the protein MDSNINTITVTLEDGSQVRCAAGTPVAAILPQRRSKEGLEYLGALVNNDAVSLSYPLEVDSRVSLLTRADSHGFRIYRRSVCFLLGKAVKALFPDARFAVEHSMSDGFYCSFELDGKTISKEQLAALDRHMRETVERDVPVERRKIAFTEAVEQFEREKQWDKYNLLRYRNPPKIVTYWCEGFSDLAHGPLAGSTGVLSLFKLIPYTPGFVLQFPERETPKDLSEFVPQPQLFQIFKEHKEWGRILGVNTVGRLNEIIANKEIGDFIKIAEAFHEKKIARIADHIHQHKDEIKWILIAGPSSSGKTTFAKRLAVQLRVNGLRPVTISVDNYFVSRDRTPKDENGEPDFENIETLDLPLLNEHLATLDRGEQVEMPYFNFEKGDREFRGETMKIEPDQMVIVEGIHGLNPRMTEAVPPAHKFKIYISALTQLNLDSNNRVSTTDNRLVRRLVRDHNFRGNPALMTLGMWPSVRRGEKKWIFPFQHEANIAFNSALDYELAVLKPFVEPLLAEVKPVHPQYAEARRMQDFLSSFLGVSAGLVPPTSLLREFIGRSSFSY; encoded by the coding sequence ATGGATTCGAACATCAACACCATCACCGTCACGCTCGAGGACGGATCGCAAGTCCGCTGCGCCGCCGGCACCCCCGTCGCCGCCATCCTGCCCCAGCGCCGCTCGAAGGAGGGCCTGGAATACCTCGGCGCGCTCGTCAACAACGACGCCGTCTCGCTGTCCTACCCGCTGGAAGTGGACAGCCGCGTCTCGCTGCTCACCCGGGCGGACTCGCACGGGTTCCGCATCTACCGCCGCTCGGTCTGCTTCCTGCTCGGCAAGGCCGTGAAAGCCCTGTTCCCGGACGCGCGCTTCGCGGTGGAGCACTCGATGAGCGACGGGTTCTATTGCAGCTTCGAGCTGGACGGCAAGACGATCTCGAAGGAGCAGCTCGCCGCGCTCGACCGCCACATGCGCGAGACGGTGGAGCGCGACGTGCCCGTCGAGCGGCGCAAGATCGCCTTCACGGAGGCCGTCGAGCAGTTCGAGCGCGAAAAGCAATGGGACAAGTACAATCTGCTCCGCTACCGCAACCCGCCCAAGATCGTGACCTACTGGTGCGAGGGCTTCTCCGACCTGGCCCACGGCCCCCTGGCCGGCAGCACGGGCGTCCTGTCGCTGTTCAAGCTGATCCCCTACACGCCCGGCTTTGTCCTCCAGTTCCCGGAGCGCGAGACACCCAAGGACCTGTCCGAGTTCGTGCCGCAGCCCCAACTGTTCCAGATCTTCAAGGAGCACAAGGAGTGGGGCCGGATCCTCGGGGTCAACACCGTGGGCCGCCTGAACGAGATCATCGCCAACAAGGAGATCGGCGACTTCATCAAGATCGCCGAGGCCTTCCACGAGAAGAAGATCGCGCGCATCGCGGACCACATCCACCAGCACAAGGACGAGATCAAGTGGATCCTGATCGCCGGCCCGTCGTCCTCGGGCAAGACCACGTTCGCCAAGCGGCTGGCCGTCCAGCTCCGGGTGAACGGGCTGCGCCCGGTGACGATCTCGGTGGACAATTACTTCGTCAGCCGGGACCGGACGCCGAAGGACGAGAACGGCGAGCCGGACTTCGAGAACATCGAGACCCTGGACCTGCCCCTGCTCAACGAGCACCTGGCCACGCTGGACCGCGGGGAGCAGGTGGAGATGCCCTATTTCAACTTCGAGAAGGGCGACCGCGAGTTCCGGGGCGAGACCATGAAGATCGAGCCGGACCAGATGGTGATCGTCGAGGGCATCCACGGCCTGAACCCGCGGATGACCGAGGCCGTCCCGCCGGCGCACAAGTTCAAGATCTACATCAGCGCCCTGACCCAGCTGAACCTCGACTCGAACAACCGGGTGTCCACGACCGACAACCGGCTCGTGCGCCGGCTGGTGCGCGACCACAACTTCCGGGGGAACCCGGCGCTGATGACGCTCGGCATGTGGCCCAGCGTGCGGCGCGGGGAGAAGAAATGGATCTTCCCGTTCCAGCACGAGGCCAACATCGCGTTCAACTCGGCGCTGGATTACGAGCTCGCGGTGCTCAAGCCCTTTGTCGAGCCCCTGCTGGCCGAGGTCAAGCCCGTCCACCCGCAGTACGCCGAGGCGCGCCGGATGCAGGACTTCCTGTCGAGTTTCCTGGGCGTGTCGGCCGGGCTCGTGCCCCCGACCTCGCTGTTGAGGGAATTCATTGGCCGCAGCAGCTTCAGCTACTAA